A genomic region of Nitrospirota bacterium contains the following coding sequences:
- the atpG gene encoding ATP synthase F1 subunit gamma, whose protein sequence is MPSLRDIKRKITSVKKTQQITKAMKMVAAAKLRRAQDRVISARPYARKMFAVITNLAARVERAQHPLLAKREPKQVKLLVLTSDRGLCGAYNTNILRKAVEAVKQFKAEGKDVKVNVVGRKGRDFFRKRSGYTLGKVWSELGMIDYEKAADVGKNVVERFAAGDADEVYLLYNEFKSVMQQKVTLEKLLPVEPPTEADPFMAAVDYLYEPSAEAILSSILQKHVEVQVYRAMLESQASEMGSRMTAMDSATRNAKDMIERLTLKFNKQRQAAITKEISEIVGGAEAQK, encoded by the coding sequence ATGCCCAGTTTAAGAGACATTAAGAGAAAGATCACGAGCGTCAAGAAGACCCAGCAGATCACCAAGGCCATGAAGATGGTTGCGGCTGCGAAGCTTCGCCGTGCGCAGGACCGCGTGATATCGGCGAGGCCATACGCGCGAAAGATGTTTGCCGTGATCACGAACCTTGCGGCCCGTGTGGAGCGTGCGCAGCATCCGCTCCTGGCAAAGCGCGAGCCCAAACAGGTGAAGCTGCTCGTACTGACCTCGGACCGGGGGCTGTGCGGCGCGTACAATACCAATATCCTGCGCAAGGCTGTCGAGGCCGTCAAGCAGTTCAAGGCCGAGGGCAAGGACGTGAAGGTGAATGTCGTGGGCCGCAAAGGACGCGATTTTTTCCGCAAGCGCTCCGGGTATACCCTGGGCAAAGTGTGGTCGGAGCTCGGCATGATCGACTATGAGAAAGCGGCCGATGTCGGAAAAAACGTTGTTGAACGTTTTGCCGCGGGCGATGCCGATGAAGTGTACCTGCTCTACAACGAGTTCAAGAGCGTGATGCAGCAGAAGGTAACGCTTGAGAAACTTCTGCCCGTGGAGCCGCCGACCGAGGCCGACCCGTTCATGGCCGCTGTTGATTATCTCTATGAGCCGTCGGCAGAGGCGATCCTGAGCTCCATTCTGCAGAAGCACGTTGAGGTGCAGGTATACCGCGCGATGCTTGAGAGCCAGGCGAGCGAGATGGGGTCGCGGATGACGGCCATGGATTCCGCCACACGGAATGCCAAGGATATGATCGAACGGCTCACGCTCAAGTTCAATAAACAGCGTCAGGCCGCGATCACCAAGGAAATATCCGAGATCGTCGGCGGGGCGGAAGCGCAGAAATAA
- the atpD gene encoding F0F1 ATP synthase subunit beta produces MSTGKIVQVMGAVVDCEFPVGNLPHLMNALRIDQAADKGLGTPETHLTLEVALHLGENRVRTVAMSSTDGLMRGMKVNDTGKPISMPVGKEVLGRIMNVIGEPVDELGPINCKDTLPIHRPAPMLEELDPSKVLFETGIKVIDLLAPYTKGGKTGLFGGAGVGKTVLIMELINNVAKQHGGYSVFAGVGERTREGNDLWAEMKESGVINRTALVYGQMNEPPGARLRVGLSALTVAEYFRDTLGQDVLLFVDNIFRFTQAGSEVSALLGRMPSAVGYQPTLGTEMGALQERITSTKKGSITSVQAIYVPADDLTDPAPATAFAHLDATTVLSRQISELGIYPAVDPLDSTSRIMDPHVVGAEHYAVAQRVQLVLQRYKELQDIIAILGMDELSDEDKLSVSRARKIQRFLSQPFQVAEAFTGTPGKYVPLKETIKGFKEVVDGKMDDIPEQAFYMVGPLEEVFEKAEKLGYKR; encoded by the coding sequence ATGAGCACAGGCAAAATAGTACAGGTGATGGGTGCGGTGGTGGACTGCGAGTTCCCCGTTGGAAACCTTCCCCATCTGATGAACGCGCTGAGGATCGATCAGGCCGCGGATAAGGGCCTCGGTACGCCCGAGACACATCTGACGCTCGAGGTCGCGCTGCACCTCGGTGAGAACCGGGTGCGCACGGTGGCCATGTCCTCTACGGATGGCCTCATGCGCGGCATGAAGGTGAACGACACCGGCAAGCCTATCTCCATGCCTGTGGGCAAGGAAGTGCTCGGCCGCATCATGAACGTTATTGGAGAGCCGGTGGATGAATTGGGGCCGATCAACTGCAAGGACACCCTGCCGATCCATCGTCCGGCGCCCATGCTCGAGGAACTCGATCCCTCGAAGGTTCTCTTTGAAACGGGCATTAAGGTCATCGACCTTCTGGCACCCTACACCAAAGGCGGCAAGACAGGTCTCTTCGGCGGCGCGGGCGTGGGGAAGACCGTGCTCATCATGGAACTCATCAACAACGTGGCAAAGCAGCACGGCGGCTACTCCGTGTTTGCCGGCGTGGGCGAGCGTACCCGTGAGGGAAACGACCTCTGGGCCGAGATGAAAGAGTCGGGCGTTATCAACAGAACAGCGTTGGTGTACGGCCAGATGAACGAGCCGCCGGGAGCGAGGCTCCGCGTCGGTCTGTCGGCCCTCACCGTGGCCGAATATTTCCGCGATACCCTGGGACAGGACGTGCTCCTGTTCGTCGACAATATATTCCGGTTCACCCAGGCAGGGTCCGAGGTTTCCGCGCTCCTCGGCCGTATGCCGTCGGCCGTGGGTTACCAGCCGACACTCGGCACTGAAATGGGAGCCCTCCAGGAGCGCATCACCTCCACGAAAAAAGGGTCCATCACCTCGGTGCAGGCCATCTACGTTCCTGCCGACGATCTGACCGACCCAGCGCCGGCAACGGCGTTCGCGCACCTCGATGCCACCACGGTGCTCTCGCGCCAGATCTCCGAGCTCGGGATCTATCCGGCCGTTGATCCGCTCGATTCGACCTCCCGAATCATGGATCCCCATGTGGTCGGAGCCGAACATTACGCTGTTGCGCAGAGGGTACAGCTTGTTCTGCAGCGTTACAAGGAGCTTCAGGACATCATCGCCATCCTTGGTATGGATGAACTTTCCGACGAGGACAAGCTCTCCGTGTCCCGCGCCAGAAAGATCCAGCGTTTCCTGTCGCAGCCCTTCCAGGTGGCAGAGGCCTTCACGGGCACGCCGGGTAAATACGTGCCGCTCAAGGAGACCATCAAGGGATTCAAGGAAGTGGTTGACGGCAAAATGGATGATATTCCCGAACAGGCGTTCTATATGGTCGGCCCCCTCGAGGAAGTGTTCGAGAAGGCGGAGAAACTTGGTTACAAGCGGTAA
- a CDS encoding F0F1 ATP synthase subunit epsilon, with the protein MSEDWKKKMVAEKGKILLEIVAPSRQVVRSERVDEVIAPGSEGEFGVLPGHTPFLTTLKVGMLSYREGTEWHRLAVDWGYAEVGADRVIILAEGADRAADIDLTAERALKERAEKALSEKLEQKDHEKARIELLRAMIRIQVAEQHGQK; encoded by the coding sequence ATGAGCGAAGATTGGAAAAAGAAAATGGTCGCAGAAAAAGGGAAAATACTCCTTGAGATTGTTGCGCCGAGCCGTCAGGTGGTCCGTTCGGAACGCGTGGATGAAGTGATAGCTCCGGGCAGTGAAGGCGAGTTCGGCGTGCTGCCGGGCCACACGCCGTTCCTGACCACGCTCAAGGTCGGCATGCTTTCCTACCGCGAAGGCACGGAATGGCACCGTCTGGCCGTTGACTGGGGATATGCCGAGGTAGGAGCGGACCGGGTCATCATTCTGGCAGAAGGTGCCGACCGGGCGGCGGATATCGACCTTACCGCGGAACGGGCTCTGAAAGAGCGTGCGGAGAAGGCGCTGAGCGAAAAGCTCGAACAAAAGGATCATGAAAAGGCGCGCATCGAACTTTTACGGGCAATGATCCGGATACAGGTGGCTGAACAGCACGGGCAGAAGTAA
- a CDS encoding transcriptional repressor produces the protein MNTKHFQKRDSSPQFKRTPQRLAILDYLKGNTSHPSADDIYRAVSKKYQSMSFATVYNTLNTLAKSGTLRELTIDPKRKRYDPDTSRHHHLICVLCGKIVDIPEGITVDLPGKLARDFTLLGNHVEFYGHCSLCTRKGKTS, from the coding sequence ATGAACACCAAACATTTTCAAAAAAGGGATTCGTCACCTCAGTTCAAGCGCACCCCGCAACGGCTTGCGATCCTGGACTATCTGAAAGGGAATACCTCTCACCCGTCGGCGGATGACATCTACCGGGCTGTATCGAAAAAATACCAGTCCATGTCGTTCGCGACAGTCTATAATACGCTCAATACGCTCGCGAAGTCAGGAACACTGCGGGAACTCACCATTGATCCCAAAAGAAAGCGCTACGACCCGGACACAAGCCGCCATCACCATCTCATTTGCGTCCTGTGTGGTAAGATCGTGGACATCCCCGAGGGGATCACCGTTGATCTGCCGGGAAAATTGGCGCGGGATTTTACTCTTCTTGGGAATCATGTCGAGTTTTATGGTCATTGTTCCCTCTGTACCAGGAAGGGGAAGACTTCCTGA
- a CDS encoding FprA family A-type flavoprotein, producing MGAVEIKPGIHWVGAIDWAVRDFHGYVTPHGTSYNNYLILDKQVTLVDTVKHDFSEYTIDNIRGLVDPAKIENIVINHIENDHMSSIDRIMELAPQALIHITARGKKGLDRFFDTSKWRFRIVKTGDTLNTGAKTITFLETPMLHWPDSMMSYVQEDKLLISQDAFGQHLASSARFDDEFCDQYSVTALEHSVRDYYANILMPFGALIKAKIAEVRKLGLVIDMIAPDHGIIWRKDPGKILQMYLDMADDKADLRVVIVYDTMWHSTERMTIPLMEGIKSAGVDVEVIKLRSTPMSMAIKSIGESRAMLVGTPTLNNIMFPSIAEFLTHLRGLRPKNRLAGAFGSFGWGGGAVKEAYESFKRMGLETVEPGIEVLYRPGPEDEKKCFDFGKQFAEKTIEYHKQFNGNQPVKCKP from the coding sequence ATGGGAGCTGTAGAGATAAAGCCCGGCATCCATTGGGTGGGCGCAATAGACTGGGCGGTTCGGGATTTTCACGGCTATGTGACGCCTCACGGCACATCGTACAATAATTATCTCATCCTCGACAAGCAGGTGACGCTGGTCGATACGGTGAAGCATGATTTCAGCGAATATACGATCGACAACATCAGGGGCCTCGTTGACCCCGCGAAGATCGAGAACATCGTGATCAACCATATCGAGAACGACCACATGTCGAGCATCGACCGGATCATGGAGCTTGCGCCCCAGGCCCTGATCCATATCACCGCGCGCGGCAAAAAAGGCCTCGACCGGTTCTTCGACACCTCGAAATGGCGGTTCAGGATCGTCAAGACCGGCGATACGCTCAACACGGGCGCCAAGACCATCACCTTCCTCGAAACGCCGATGCTCCACTGGCCGGATTCGATGATGAGCTATGTTCAAGAAGACAAGCTTTTGATCAGCCAGGACGCCTTTGGCCAGCACCTGGCCTCATCGGCGCGGTTCGACGACGAGTTCTGTGACCAGTATTCGGTCACGGCGCTTGAGCACTCGGTGCGGGACTACTATGCGAACATCCTGATGCCGTTCGGCGCGCTCATCAAGGCAAAGATCGCCGAGGTCCGGAAACTCGGCCTTGTCATTGATATGATCGCGCCGGACCACGGCATTATCTGGAGGAAGGACCCCGGCAAGATCCTTCAGATGTATCTTGATATGGCGGATGATAAGGCGGACCTCCGCGTCGTGATCGTCTACGACACCATGTGGCACAGCACCGAACGCATGACCATCCCGCTCATGGAGGGGATCAAGTCCGCGGGCGTCGACGTGGAAGTGATCAAGCTCCGTTCCACGCCCATGAGCATGGCGATAAAAAGCATCGGGGAGTCACGGGCCATGCTCGTGGGCACGCCGACGCTCAACAATATCATGTTTCCGTCGATCGCCGAGTTCCTGACGCACCTCAGGGGGCTCCGTCCCAAGAACCGGCTTGCCGGCGCGTTCGGGAGCTTTGGCTGGGGAGGGGGCGCGGTAAAGGAGGCGTACGAGTCATTCAAGAGGATGGGTCTTGAGACCGTCGAACCCGGAATAGAGGTCCTCTATCGTCCGGGTCCGGAGGACGAAAAGAAATGTTTTGATTTCGGGAAACAGTTTGCGGAAAAAACAATCGAGTATCACAAACAGTTCAACGGCAATCAGCCGGTCAAGTGTAAGCCATAA
- a CDS encoding rubredoxin produces MWRCTVCGYIYDEAKEGKKFEDLPDDWACPVCNAPKDAFVKM; encoded by the coding sequence ATGTGGAGATGCACGGTATGCGGTTATATCTATGATGAAGCGAAAGAGGGTAAAAAGTTCGAAGACCTTCCGGACGACTGGGCCTGCCCGGTCTGCAATGCGCCCAAGGATGCGTTCGTAAAAATGTAA
- the radC gene encoding DNA repair protein RadC, which yields MTEKKNRSVKHWPQDERPRERLIMHGPSTLSEAQLLAIIIRNGRAGRSAVDLGRELLDTFGSLAGIEQAGIRELCKVEGIGPAKVAQIKAAVELGRRYQMPSLAGASFCSSSDVAAYYRPRMKDLKKEIFRCALLDTKNKILREEVVSIGSLSASIVHPRDTFKAAVRESAAAVIFIHNHPSGDTKPSQEDILLTRRLVQAGEVIGIQVLDHIIIGDSDHFSFRDNGMITPVR from the coding sequence ATGACCGAAAAAAAGAATCGGAGCGTCAAACATTGGCCTCAGGATGAGCGGCCGCGCGAGCGTCTGATAATGCACGGCCCATCAACGCTCTCTGAAGCGCAGCTCCTTGCCATCATCATTCGGAACGGCAGGGCAGGCCGCAGTGCGGTAGACCTGGGGCGTGAACTTCTCGACACGTTTGGAAGCCTTGCCGGTATAGAGCAGGCCGGGATCCGTGAGCTCTGTAAGGTGGAGGGCATCGGTCCGGCCAAGGTTGCGCAGATCAAGGCGGCGGTAGAACTCGGGCGACGGTACCAGATGCCGAGCCTCGCGGGGGCGTCCTTCTGCTCAAGCAGTGACGTTGCAGCGTACTATCGGCCGAGAATGAAGGACCTCAAAAAAGAGATATTCCGCTGCGCGTTGCTCGATACCAAGAACAAGATCCTCCGTGAAGAGGTTGTTTCAATCGGCAGCCTTTCCGCCTCCATCGTCCATCCCCGCGACACCTTCAAGGCCGCGGTCCGCGAATCGGCCGCAGCAGTCATCTTTATCCACAATCACCCGAGCGGCGATACCAAACCGAGCCAGGAGGACATTCTGCTCACCAGGCGGCTGGTCCAGGCAGGCGAGGTGATCGGCATCCAGGTGCTGGATCATATCATCATCGGCGACAGCGACCATTTCAGCTTCAGGGACAACGGCATGATCACACCGGTGCGGTAA
- a CDS encoding HEAT repeat domain-containing protein, with amino-acid sequence MQDTVIIIIRTIIIALLLLTTVLFLTSILRRAYNGRKYRKLDHLRNVFDKKIRESLDSSTVPGTQHEFIARRKSHAWQAIEDVLLRLINEERYQGEAQKLFSTLGYVLFYEKKIENSDVQVRALGIDKLGRMKSEASVPKLITLLDEKNPEIVSVAVRSLSKIGGPAALQAIVERLPVILDRSIVTRKAMGMAMQSFGAEAIPLLVACKAGGDNLWVISCILDILSRLPADPRSARLAAGHLSSKNAEVRSKALKVLGRDETVRVIKNLLELVLPLLQDPVWFVRLQAIRSIRALGPEAAAPSIGKLIFDENWQVRNEAAQALTVLGEGSLDIFLDILTGTDRYAKDSICEEIEKTNFSYRLIKNLRARDRGRQKKSRQVLEIMHSLGFSTPLSEYLEQEGDEAEKELIRSMMKTGSAA; translated from the coding sequence ATGCAAGATACCGTTATTATCATCATTAGAACGATCATCATCGCTCTGCTGCTCCTGACCACGGTCCTTTTTCTTACGAGTATTCTCCGGAGAGCATATAATGGACGGAAATACCGGAAGCTCGACCATTTAAGAAACGTCTTCGATAAAAAGATCCGGGAGTCGCTTGATTCCAGTACCGTTCCGGGAACGCAGCACGAGTTCATCGCACGCCGGAAATCGCATGCGTGGCAGGCTATCGAGGACGTTCTTCTGCGCCTGATCAACGAGGAACGATACCAGGGTGAAGCGCAAAAATTGTTCTCCACGCTCGGATACGTTTTGTTTTACGAAAAGAAGATTGAGAACAGCGATGTTCAGGTGCGTGCGCTGGGCATAGATAAGCTCGGCAGGATGAAGAGCGAAGCATCAGTTCCGAAACTCATCACCCTGCTGGACGAAAAGAATCCGGAGATCGTTTCGGTTGCCGTGCGGTCGCTGAGTAAAATAGGAGGACCAGCGGCGTTGCAAGCCATTGTCGAGCGATTGCCTGTCATTCTGGACCGGTCGATCGTGACGCGCAAGGCGATGGGAATGGCCATGCAGTCCTTTGGCGCCGAAGCAATCCCTCTTCTGGTCGCGTGCAAGGCGGGAGGGGATAATCTTTGGGTCATATCGTGCATTCTGGACATTCTTTCCCGATTACCCGCTGATCCACGATCGGCACGCCTGGCCGCCGGGCATCTTTCGAGCAAGAATGCCGAAGTAAGGAGCAAGGCGCTCAAGGTGCTGGGACGAGATGAAACTGTCCGTGTCATCAAAAATCTGCTGGAGCTGGTCCTTCCCCTGCTTCAAGACCCGGTGTGGTTTGTCAGGCTTCAGGCGATTCGGTCGATCAGAGCACTGGGTCCTGAAGCTGCCGCGCCATCGATCGGAAAACTTATTTTTGATGAAAACTGGCAGGTCCGAAATGAAGCAGCGCAGGCGTTGACTGTTCTCGGCGAAGGTTCTCTCGATATTTTTCTGGACATTCTTACGGGCACTGACAGGTATGCGAAAGACAGCATTTGTGAGGAGATAGAAAAAACGAATTTCTCGTATCGACTCATTAAAAACCTCAGGGCACGTGACCGGGGCCGGCAAAAAAAATCACGCCAGGTCCTTGAGATCATGCATTCCCTTGGATTCTCAACACCGCTCAGTGAGTATCTGGAACAGGAAGGCGACGAGGCGGAAAAAGAGCTCATCCGAAGTATGATGAAGACGGGATCTGCTGCATGA
- a CDS encoding glycosyltransferase: MKKILILAIIGFNYCVGFYFGLLNTVYSVLLVLALFMIFKHLRRIKYSPYREFSISPETPPVTILIAMHNEEKVVLRSIRSALATDYPFFEVIIINDGSTDGTLQKVIDTYGLKKIDRVYRTFLKTQPVKGFYYSLETPNFLVIDKERGGKADALNCGVNVSRSPYFCSLDADSLFEKDALIRVMAPLLESNIPVIASGGVVRIINGLKLTDGLAIEEIDLPDSTLLMFQIVEYIRGFLFGRVGWDSLHALLIISGTFSLFQKASVVEAGGFTVGNVAEDMEMIVRLHRTMLKKKKPYRIRFVSDPICWTEAPDDLTMLGRQRRRWHLGLIQSIYQNREMMFNPQFGKIGMGALPYYLLFEILGPVIEVLGYVCVITSYFLGILSLDFLLLFLTLAIFYGVFLSTAGIFLEELTFRRYPKWSHLFKLLIYGVFENFGYRQINSFWRFEALILYIMGRRKWELVHKKGQEKQAPADAAGKEGA, from the coding sequence ATGAAGAAAATACTCATCCTGGCGATTATCGGATTCAATTATTGCGTCGGGTTTTATTTCGGACTTTTGAATACCGTTTACTCGGTCCTTCTGGTCCTTGCCCTTTTTATGATATTCAAGCACCTTCGCCGCATTAAATATTCCCCGTACAGAGAATTCAGCATCTCACCGGAGACCCCGCCCGTCACGATCCTGATCGCCATGCATAATGAGGAAAAGGTTGTTCTCCGGAGCATACGATCCGCACTTGCCACTGATTACCCGTTTTTCGAAGTGATCATTATCAATGACGGATCGACTGACGGGACATTGCAAAAAGTGATTGATACGTACGGTCTTAAAAAGATCGATCGCGTTTACCGGACGTTTCTCAAGACGCAACCCGTAAAGGGCTTTTACTACAGTCTGGAAACGCCGAATTTTCTCGTGATCGACAAGGAACGGGGCGGCAAGGCCGATGCGCTGAACTGCGGGGTCAATGTTTCACGCTCGCCGTATTTTTGTTCACTTGACGCGGATTCGCTGTTTGAAAAAGACGCGCTCATCAGGGTCATGGCCCCCTTGCTCGAGAGCAATATTCCGGTGATCGCGAGCGGCGGGGTCGTGCGCATTATCAACGGTCTCAAGCTCACCGACGGGCTTGCGATCGAAGAAATCGATCTCCCCGACAGCACCCTGCTCATGTTTCAGATCGTAGAGTACATCCGGGGATTTCTTTTCGGCAGGGTGGGATGGGACAGTCTGCACGCGCTGCTTATTATTTCCGGGACCTTTTCGCTTTTTCAAAAAGCAAGTGTGGTGGAGGCGGGAGGATTCACGGTGGGCAACGTAGCGGAAGACATGGAAATGATAGTCCGGCTTCACCGTACGATGCTGAAAAAGAAGAAACCATACCGGATACGATTTGTATCCGATCCTATCTGCTGGACCGAGGCGCCGGATGACCTTACCATGCTCGGCAGACAGCGGAGAAGGTGGCACCTCGGCCTGATCCAGAGTATCTATCAAAATAGAGAGATGATGTTCAATCCTCAATTCGGCAAAATCGGCATGGGGGCTCTGCCCTACTATCTTCTTTTCGAGATCCTGGGACCGGTGATCGAGGTCCTGGGATATGTCTGTGTCATTACTTCTTATTTTCTCGGGATCCTGAGCCTTGATTTTCTCCTTCTTTTCCTGACGCTGGCGATATTCTATGGGGTGTTTCTTTCGACCGCCGGCATCTTTCTCGAAGAATTAACATTCAGGCGATATCCGAAGTGGAGTCACTTGTTCAAGCTTCTCATCTACGGAGTGTTTGAAAATTTCGGCTACCGGCAGATCAATTCCTTCTGGAGATTCGAAGCGCTCATTCTGTACATCATGGGGAGGAGAAAGTGGGAATTAGTCCATAAAAAAGGACAG